The genomic stretch TTAGTTCCAACAGTAACCTTAGATTCTACAACGGTCTCTGCCAAGGGGTACCACTTCCCGCTTGCTGCAGGGTCAACTGGAACAGTCAGCGAAGATGGCACACGTGTCCAATACCTAAAACCAGATACCAGCCTTTATTTCACTTCTGCGGCTTACGATAAGGAAATGCGAAAAGAAATGAAAAAATACAAAGGTTCTGGTGATTTGACCATTACAACCGATAATTACATGGAAATCATGGAGCTCATCTACCTTTATCCTGATGAATTTTCTGGACGTAATATCACTTATACTGGCTTTGTCTACAATGAACCAGGTCACGATGGTTATCAATTCCTTTTCCGTTTTGGTATCATTCACTGTATTGCCGATTCAGGTGTCTACGGGCTTTTAACAACTGGCAATGCTACTAGCTATCCTAACAACACATGGATTACGGCAACTGGTACTATTAGTCTTGAGTACGATAAGACTTTGGAACAAAACTTACCAGTTCTACACATTTCTAAGATTAAAGAAACAGATGCCCCTGATAATCCTTACGTTTATCGCGTCTTTTAGATAATAAAACGCCCACCAGCCTAATAAACTGGTGGGTATTTTTTAGTTATTTTTCTTATAAGCAAAAGCTAGTCTAACTATGTTAAACAAGGTAAAGATTCCCCAAACCATCATGATTTGCCACTTAGCTTCTGCAAGATAAATCAGCGTTAAGACAAGCGTCGATGAGGTCAAGAGAATTGTCGATAAATGTGCTTTTACGAAATCAAGCATTTCCTTAAATAATCCCTTCTAGGAGACCACGGATAAAGTCTTCAGAGTCAAATTCACCGATATCATCAATCTTTTCACCAAATCCAATGAATTTAACTGGGATATCAAGTTCTTGGCGGATAGCTAGAACAACACCACCTTTGGCAGTTCCATCGATTTTAGTCAAGATGAGTCCTGTTAATGGTGTGATTTTTGAGAATTCTTTTGCTTGGCTAAGAGCATTTTGACCTGTTGAGGCATCAAGGGCAAGAAGGGTTTCGTGCGGAGCATCTGGTACCACGCGCTTAATGATTCGACCAATTTTTTCAAGCTCTGCCATCAAATTATCTTTGTTTTGCAAACGACCTGCAGTATCAATCAACAGAACGTCAACATTTTCAGCGACAGCTCTTTCCATACCATCAAAGACCACTGAAGCTGGGTCTGCTTTTTCTGGTCCCATCACAACTGGGACATCAACACGTCGTCCCCATTCAGCAAGCTGAGCAACGGCACCAGCACGGAAAGTATCAGCCGCAACAAGCATGACTTTCTTGCCTTCATTTTTGTATTTATAAGCAAGCTTACCGATTGATGTTGTTTT from Streptococcus ruminicola encodes the following:
- a CDS encoding TIGR03943 family putative permease subunit, yielding MIRFLILAGYFELTMYLQISGKLNQYINNHYAYLAYISMVLSFVLAIVQLVIWVKDLKMHSHLHGKLAKITSPMILVIPVLIGLLVPTVTLDSTTVSAKGYHFPLAAGSTGTVSEDGTRVQYLKPDTSLYFTSAAYDKEMRKEMKKYKGSGDLTITTDNYMEIMELIYLYPDEFSGRNITYTGFVYNEPGHDGYQFLFRFGIIHCIADSGVYGLLTTGNATSYPNNTWITATGTISLEYDKTLEQNLPVLHISKIKETDAPDNPYVYRVF
- a CDS encoding cytochrome O ubiquinol oxidase, with product MLDFVKAHLSTILLTSSTLVLTLIYLAEAKWQIMMVWGIFTLFNIVRLAFAYKKNN